A portion of the Stigmatella aurantiaca DW4/3-1 genome contains these proteins:
- a CDS encoding alpha/beta fold hydrolase, with protein MNSPFTASRRIWCLLPGGFGALLVLASLAWPTQVTAAPRGFEERHADVNGVRLRYLIGGQGSPVVLLHGYTQTSHMWQPLMPLLAQRHTVIVPDLRGAGGSSKPESGYDKKTLAADIHALTSSLGLERVSIVGHDIGLMVAYAYAAQFPQATERVVLMDAFLPGIGNWKDVWLLRDLWHFHFTGEVPLALVKGRERIYFEHFWNDFAADPKRSVPEADRRLYAKAYAQPGGMRAGFEYFKAFEQDARDFAQLSATRLSMPVLVLTGEKAGGTVLIEQAKAVASEVQGQVVPGVGHWLMEEAPQTVIPAITGFLN; from the coding sequence ATGAATTCCCCCTTCACGGCTTCCAGACGAATCTGGTGCTTGCTCCCGGGGGGCTTCGGCGCCCTGCTGGTGCTTGCTTCGCTCGCATGGCCCACACAGGTCACCGCCGCCCCGCGCGGGTTCGAGGAGCGCCATGCCGACGTCAACGGCGTCCGCCTGCGGTATCTCATCGGCGGGCAGGGCAGTCCAGTCGTCCTGTTGCATGGATACACCCAGACCAGTCACATGTGGCAACCGTTGATGCCGCTGCTCGCGCAGCGTCACACCGTCATCGTCCCCGACCTGCGGGGGGCGGGCGGCTCCTCCAAGCCAGAATCTGGCTATGACAAGAAGACCCTGGCCGCGGACATTCATGCGCTGACGTCTTCCCTGGGCTTGGAGCGCGTCAGCATCGTCGGCCACGACATCGGGCTGATGGTGGCCTATGCCTACGCGGCCCAGTTTCCGCAGGCCACCGAGCGCGTGGTGCTGATGGACGCCTTCTTGCCGGGCATTGGCAACTGGAAGGACGTCTGGTTGCTGCGCGATCTGTGGCACTTCCACTTCACCGGTGAGGTGCCGCTGGCGTTGGTCAAGGGGCGGGAGCGGATCTACTTCGAGCACTTCTGGAATGATTTCGCGGCCGACCCGAAGCGTTCGGTGCCTGAAGCAGACCGGCGCCTCTATGCCAAAGCCTATGCCCAGCCTGGAGGCATGCGCGCAGGCTTCGAGTACTTCAAGGCTTTCGAACAGGACGCCCGGGACTTCGCCCAGCTCAGCGCCACGCGCCTGTCCATGCCCGTCCTGGTGCTGACCGGTGAGAAAGCGGGGGGCACCGTGCTCATCGAGCAAGCCAAGGCGGTGGCCTCCGAGGTCCAGGGCCAGGTGGTCCCAGGGGTGGGTCACTGGCTGATGGAGGAGGCGCCTCAGACAGTGATCCCCGCCATCACCGGGTTCCTCAACTGA
- a CDS encoding LysR family transcriptional regulator, with translation MDRLRALEIFVKVVARGSFARAAEALDTSPANVTRYMNELESHLSTRLLNRSSRKLSLTESGEALYERGKSILDDVAEAEALASSASLQPRGRLRLNAPVSFGILHLAPLWPQFMQRHPGVELDVSLTDRVVDLVEEGYDLAIRISRAGPATHVARKLATSQNIVCAAPAYLRRHGRPKVPTDLSRHTCVGYSYSATADEWHLLDGTGQMHAVKVRCAMHANNGDTVRAAALAGAGITWQPTFLIADDLRQGRLVPLLPGYRMPDIDVLALYPSRRYLSAKVRVMVDFLAEALSGTPPWDRLPPTAG, from the coding sequence ATGGACCGGCTGCGCGCCTTGGAGATCTTCGTGAAGGTGGTTGCCCGGGGCAGCTTCGCGCGTGCGGCCGAGGCGCTCGATACCTCGCCAGCCAACGTCACCCGGTACATGAATGAACTCGAATCCCACCTGAGCACCCGCCTGCTGAACCGCAGCTCGCGCAAGCTGTCGCTCACCGAAAGCGGCGAGGCACTCTACGAGCGAGGCAAGTCCATCCTGGACGACGTGGCGGAAGCCGAGGCGCTCGCCTCATCTGCCTCGTTGCAGCCGCGAGGAAGGTTGCGGCTCAACGCACCGGTCAGCTTCGGCATCTTGCACCTCGCGCCGCTGTGGCCCCAGTTCATGCAGAGGCATCCAGGCGTGGAGCTCGACGTGTCTTTGACCGACCGGGTCGTCGACCTCGTCGAGGAAGGCTACGATCTGGCCATCCGCATCTCTCGCGCGGGGCCGGCCACCCACGTGGCCCGCAAGCTGGCCACCTCCCAGAACATCGTGTGCGCGGCGCCCGCCTATCTGCGCCGCCACGGGCGGCCCAAGGTTCCCACGGACCTGAGTAGACACACCTGCGTCGGCTACAGCTACTCGGCCACCGCCGACGAGTGGCACCTCCTGGACGGCACTGGCCAGATGCACGCCGTGAAGGTGCGCTGTGCGATGCACGCCAACAATGGCGACACCGTGCGCGCGGCGGCCCTGGCAGGCGCGGGCATCACGTGGCAGCCCACGTTCCTGATCGCCGACGATCTGCGCCAGGGCCGGCTCGTGCCCCTGCTCCCCGGCTACCGCATGCCGGACATCGATGTGCTGGCCCTCTACCCCAGCCGCCGCTACCTCAGCGCCAAGGTCCGGGTGATGGTGGACTTCCTGGCCGAGGCCCTCTCGGGCACCCCTCCCTGGGATCGCCTGCCGCCCACGGCTGGGTGA
- a CDS encoding 3-deoxy-7-phosphoheptulonate synthase, giving the protein MTARTENLNVVGFDHMPSPKEIKARIPMTERAAESVLSGRRALMDILNRKDPRLFVIVGPCSIHDPEAGIDYARRLRQLADEVRETIHVVMRVYFEKPRTSTGWKGFINDPRMDDSFHIAEGMERGRRFLRDVAELGLPAATEALDPIAPQYYGDLISWTAIGARTAESQTHREMASGLSTPVGFKNGTDGSLDAAVNGILSASHPHSFLGLNENGEAAIIRTGGNACGHLVLRGGGGRPNYDTVSIALAEQALAKAKLPGNIVVDCSHANSWKKPELQPLVMRDVVHQIREGNRSVVGLMLESFLEAGNQPIPADLSKLRYGCSVTDACVDWGTTAEALRSAHKVLSEVLPARGTGRPAP; this is encoded by the coding sequence ATGACCGCTCGTACCGAGAACCTGAATGTCGTTGGCTTCGATCACATGCCCTCCCCGAAGGAGATCAAGGCGCGCATCCCGATGACCGAGCGCGCGGCCGAGTCCGTGCTCTCCGGCCGCCGCGCGCTGATGGACATCCTGAACCGCAAGGATCCGCGCCTGTTCGTCATCGTGGGGCCCTGCTCCATTCATGATCCGGAGGCCGGCATCGACTACGCGCGCCGGCTCCGGCAGCTCGCAGACGAGGTGCGGGAGACCATTCACGTGGTGATGCGGGTGTACTTCGAGAAGCCGCGCACCTCCACCGGCTGGAAGGGCTTCATCAATGACCCGCGCATGGACGACTCCTTCCACATCGCGGAAGGCATGGAGCGGGGCCGCCGCTTCCTGAGGGACGTGGCCGAGTTGGGGCTGCCCGCGGCGACCGAAGCGCTGGATCCCATCGCGCCGCAGTACTACGGCGACCTGATTTCATGGACCGCCATCGGCGCGCGCACCGCGGAGTCCCAGACCCACCGCGAGATGGCCTCGGGGCTGTCCACGCCCGTGGGTTTCAAGAATGGGACGGACGGCTCCCTGGACGCAGCGGTCAACGGCATCCTCTCCGCCTCGCACCCCCACAGCTTCCTGGGGCTCAACGAGAACGGTGAGGCGGCGATCATCCGCACCGGAGGCAATGCTTGTGGCCACCTGGTGCTGCGCGGAGGGGGAGGACGCCCCAACTACGACACCGTGTCGATCGCGCTCGCCGAGCAGGCGCTCGCCAAGGCCAAGCTGCCAGGGAACATCGTGGTGGACTGCTCCCATGCCAACTCCTGGAAGAAGCCGGAGTTGCAACCCCTGGTGATGCGCGACGTGGTGCACCAGATCCGCGAGGGCAACCGCTCCGTGGTGGGGCTGATGCTCGAAAGCTTCCTGGAAGCGGGCAACCAGCCCATTCCCGCCGACCTCTCGAAGCTGCGCTATGGCTGCTCGGTGACCGATGCCTGCGTGGACTGGGGCACCACGGCGGAGGCGTTGCGCAGCGCCCACAAGGTGCTGAGCGAGGTCCTGCCCGCACGTGGCACGGGCCGCCCAGCGCCCTGA
- a CDS encoding DUF2277 domain-containing protein: MCRSIKPLFNFAPPATDDEIRAAALQFVRKIAGTRNPSKQNARAFEVAIEEIFQSSKRMLDGLVTTAPPRDRAHFEAMKKLRFKRAEPR; the protein is encoded by the coding sequence ATGTGTCGAAGCATCAAGCCCCTTTTCAACTTCGCGCCGCCCGCCACCGATGACGAGATCCGGGCGGCGGCGCTGCAGTTCGTCCGCAAGATCGCGGGGACACGCAATCCGTCGAAGCAGAACGCCCGTGCCTTCGAGGTTGCCATCGAGGAAATCTTCCAGAGCTCGAAGCGCATGCTCGATGGGCTCGTGACGACCGCTCCGCCGCGGGACCGGGCACACTTCGAGGCCATGAAGAAGCTGCGCTTCAAGAGGGCCGAGCCCCGCTGA
- a CDS encoding 2OG-Fe dioxygenase family protein, which produces MNLSPPVTPPSQVIGVLRERGYVVLSREGLCELVGAPAAALDSLRPTWDALPPDSYLRDGGRYRSRRHSCFVVEGEAVIPSPPRAHWQPVEYNALHGGLERWFEPMTPAVVGQPAWLQLLRGLAGCCSALKGPQPWYVEAHQFRIDTTDGIGRPTPEGAHRDGVDFVAVLLVGREGIKGGETRVFEAAGPHGIRFTLTEPWSALLLDDERVIHESTPIQPLADRGQRDTLVLTFRAKAFQGPAAP; this is translated from the coding sequence ATGAACCTTTCGCCGCCCGTCACGCCCCCTTCCCAGGTCATCGGTGTCCTGCGGGAGCGCGGCTACGTTGTTCTTTCCCGCGAGGGGCTGTGTGAACTCGTGGGGGCACCGGCGGCCGCGCTGGATTCCCTGAGGCCCACGTGGGATGCGCTGCCGCCCGACAGCTACCTGCGCGACGGTGGCCGCTATCGTTCTCGCAGGCATTCGTGCTTCGTCGTGGAGGGAGAGGCGGTCATTCCCTCACCGCCCCGGGCGCACTGGCAGCCGGTCGAGTACAACGCGCTGCACGGGGGGCTGGAGCGCTGGTTCGAGCCGATGACGCCCGCGGTTGTCGGACAGCCCGCCTGGCTGCAACTCCTGCGAGGGCTGGCCGGGTGCTGCTCGGCGCTGAAGGGACCGCAGCCCTGGTACGTCGAGGCGCATCAGTTTCGCATCGACACGACGGATGGCATCGGCCGTCCGACGCCAGAGGGAGCGCACCGCGATGGCGTGGACTTCGTGGCCGTGCTGCTGGTGGGGCGAGAGGGCATCAAGGGAGGCGAGACACGCGTGTTCGAGGCCGCGGGCCCGCACGGCATCCGCTTCACGCTGACCGAGCCGTGGTCGGCGCTCTTGCTCGATGACGAGCGGGTGATCCACGAGAGCACGCCGATCCAGCCATTGGCGGACCGGGGACAGCGGGACACCTTGGTGCTGACCTTCCGCGCGAAGGCGTTCCAGGGCCCCGCCGCCCCGTGA